The sequence tccctTGGAAAAAACAAGAATCGCAGGAGATAGGAACCAAAACCAGATTTCTAAGAAATCGAATAACATAAATCACAAGGTTTGATCTGGCTATAATAGGGTTAGAAATCTTTGAGTTTTTCACAACCACAGGATAGGAACAATAAACCAGCAATAGAGGAACTCTTCGATAGAGACTGATCCGATTCGGCTGAAAGCTTGGTTGTTAAGGAGAACAAACCATCAAATTTGGATAGTCCAACGGTCAAATTTAGAAATATGGAAGAAACATTTGTCCTTTGGTCAAAACAAGCATAAGCAAGATTTTGAAANNNNNNNNNNNNNNNNNNNNNNNNNNNNNNNNNNNNNNNNNNNNNNNNNNNNNNNNNNNNNNNNNNNNNNNNNNNNNNNNNNNNNNNNNNNNNNNNNNNNNNNNNNNNNNNNNNNNNNNNNNNNNNNNNNNNNNNNNNNNNNNNNNNNNNNNNNNNNNNNNNNNNNNNNNNNNNNNNNNNNNNNNNNNNNNNNNNNNNNNNNNNNNNNNNNNNNNNNNNNNNNNNNNNNNNNNNNNNNNNNNNNNNNNNNNNNNNNNNNNNNNNNNNNNNNNNNNNNNNNNNNNNNNNNNNNNNNNNNNNNNNNNNNNNNNNNNNNNNNNNNNNNNNNNNNNNNNNNNNNNNNNNNNNNNNNNNNNNNNNNNNNNNNNNNNNNNNNNNNNNNNNNNNNNNNNNNNNNNNNNNNNNNNNNNNNNNNNNNNNNNNNNNNNNNNNNNNNNNNNNNNNNNNNNNNNNNNNNNNNNNNNNNNNNNNNNNNNNNNNNNNNNNNNNNNNNNNNNNNNNNNNNNNNNNNNNNNNNNNNNNNNNNNNNNNNNNNNNNNNNNNNNNNNNNNNNNNNNNNNNNNNNNNNNNNNNNNNNNNNNNNNNNNNNNNNNNNNNNNNNNNNNNNNNNNNNNNNNNNNNNNNNNNNNNNNNNNNNNNNNNNNNNNNNNNNNNNNNNNNNNNNNNNNNNNNNNNNNNNNNNNNNNNNNNNNNNNNNNNNNNNNNNNNNNNNNNNNNNNNNNNNNNNNNNNNNNNNNNNNNNNNNNNNNNNNNNNNNNNNNNNNNNNNNNNNNNNNNNNNNNNNNNNNNNNNNNNNNNNNNNNNNNNNNNNNNNNNNNNNNNNNNNNNNNNNNNNNNNNNNNNNNNNNNNNNNNNNNNNNNNNNNNNNNNNNNNNNNNNNNNNNNNNNNNNNNNNNNNNNNNNNNNNNNNNNNNNNNNNNNNNNNNNNNNNNNNNNNNNNNNNNNNNNNNNNNNNNNNNNNNNNNNNNNNNNNNNNNNNNNNNNNNNNNNNNNNNNNNNNNNNNNNNNNNNNNNNNNNNNNNNNNNNNNNNNNNNNNNNNNNNNNNNNNNNNNNNNNNNNNNNNNNNNNNNNNNNNNNNNNNNNNNNNNNNNNNNNNNNNNNNNNNNNNNNNNNNNCTACTTGAGCATCCAAATCTGGGTCAATCCCAGCAAAAACGTCTCTGAACAAGGTTCTTGCACCATGCCAAATGTGTCTGAAAAAGAAGAGCAAAGCATGCGGATTGCCTACCGCAAAAAGGGTACTTTGTAGTTGTGGATTTTTCACACTCTAAATTTGTAGCTGTGGTTGCTGAATTTTGCACAGCAAAAGCTGTAGTTGCGGATTTTTAATATGAAGACATGTAGCTATGAATATGAAGACATGTAGCTATGAATTTAGTTGCAGATTTGAGCGGCAAAAGCTATAACTGTGTATATTAGTTGGAAGGTTTTTGTTAGGAAACTTGTAGCTACAGGCTTTAATTGCAGATTTTTGTGCAACAAAGTCTATAATGATGGATGTTTTAATTTGTGAACTCTTTAGTTGTGGATTTTTGTTAGGAAAATCTATAACTGTAGATTAAAATTTATAGCCACAGATTTTGTCCGGTATAAATATTTGAACCTACTTAATCCATTCAATACATGATACATAACTGTTTATCATCTAAAATACATAGAAATGCCTAAATTTTGtttatcatccaaatcactTAAATTCAAAATACATCTAAAGTAAAAAATGATACTCATCACCCGAGTCACTTAAATCCAAAATATCTAATATATCAACAATCTTACCTACAACTCCATCGGCAATTCTTATTTTGTATACTAAAGGAATAAAAATTGCTAGAGTAGACTAGTAGTTGAAGGCTCCTTCTTGTTCGGATCTTGACTGCGTCCAAGCTTCCCAAGCTTTTGTCGGGAACTCTGATGGGGTCTTACCACCTTCTTGATTGACTATATCTGAGTCTTTGGGGTTCTTaatgaaataaatattaataaattagtacttaataattatttaataattattCATGACAAAACTTTAAGTTGTATATCATTTTACCTTGTTGTGATGAAGAAGCATTATGATTTCCTAAAGAGGAGAAAATCCTTTGTAGTGGTGATTCATCATGACTATTAGAATCATCAAGTAACTTTCACTAATTATATTGATAACAAATGTTTATTCTCAAAGCAAATTAGTGTTAAAAATGATGACTAATAAATTATAATAGACAATGAAAAATCTCTAAAAGTAAGGTTGATATGATGGAAACTATATTATGAGCGTTGCATTACAAATCTTACACGCTTTCTTTATGACCAGTAGGACGAGTAATATAAATATTTGAAGGTGCACACATTAAACTACTTATCTTAAGagttacttttatttttagagaattttcaTTATGTATTATAACTTATTGGTCATCATCTTTATCTATTATTTGCTTTGAGAATAATTCTTTGTTATGATGTTAtctatatatgtgtgataagtAATTGATGATTCTAGTGGTCACTATGAGTCACCACTACAAAAGATTTGCTCATCTTTAGGAATTCATAATGCTTCTTCATCTCAACAAGGTGAAGTGATAAACAATTTATGGTTTTATCTTTAGTATTTATTCAAATGATGTTAAGTGCTAGTTTTGTTAATATTGATTGTATGAAGAACTCCtacaaaaaatacataaaatttaTTTGAAGAACCCCAAAGACTCAAATATAGTCAATAAAAAAGCGGGTAAAACCCTTGTAGATTTCCCCAACAACATAAATCCTAGGAAGCTCGGATGCATTCATGATCCGAACAATAACGAGCACTCAACTATCAGTCTACTCTAGTAATTTTCCCCCTAGCATACAAATATGAATTGCTGATAGAGTCGAATTTTCTAGGGTTAGATTATTGATGTATTTTGGATTTAAGTGATTCGGATGAtgaatatgatttttattttagatatattttgaatttaagtGATTGGATGATGAACATGTTAGAGATTTATATGTATTTTGGATGTTAACCAGTTATGTAACGaatgtattttattttagatgTATTATTTAGTTAATGATTTATGTGAGTTGAAGAAACATGTATAATTGTACAAACCAGAGTTATAGTCCTTTTTGTTGTAGTGTATCTACAACCCTTTGCTTAAAACGAAGAATGTAAAGGCTGAaactttatttttgttcttttaggGATGGCGAGAGCAAGAAAAACTCCAAAGTTTGCAGTAATGAAAAAGCTTATAAGCTCAAAAACACTTCGGAAGTTAGTTGATCTTTCTTCCTTGATAAATGATCTTCAATATTTTTgtgattcatttatttttcctcttctttttgctAATTGATCTTACCATCTCTGTTTGGATTCAGACATAAAGAAGAGATTCTAAACCCCAATAAGAAAGATCTTGAAAAGGAGAAACTCCCCAGAAATGTGTATGCGATTTTCTTCATGTTTTCTGGGAATATATAgtttataaaaaatttatggTTTTTCCCTCTTTAATGCTGTTGTCACTTATTTGTATGCTAGGCCAAATGTTTCTTCTGCACTTTTCTTCAAACATAACACTGCCCTGGGACCTCCTTATCGGGTTTTGGTTGACACCAACTTCATCAATTTTTCCATTCAAAATAAGGTGAAACCTTCAAAAGCTTTGCTATTAGCTGGATTTGATCATTTGGTAATTATTTCTAGGGATATAGAATGCTACCTGGTCACGTGGCTCCTGCACCAGCACTGGGACCAATTGGAGTGTGCATTGAGGCATCCAACATGGGGGGGGGGCTCCTGTGTCTGGGCTCAGGAGCATATGACTGGGTAGcttttttctccttatttctattttacagAACGTTAGCCGCTTACTTGATTTGAGGGCTATGATTGTGTTGTTTTATTATCCTGTTGGTTTCACGTTAATGCGCACAACGGGTTGATTCTCTTTAGCATTTGCAAGATGGATAGATGAAAGAAAGTAAAGTTCAATCATGAAGAAATAGTGCAGAATCCTTATAAGAAATACCTTAAATCATACATTTGTATTTTCCTCCAGTTTCTTCAAGCATATTTACTAATCATTCTGCTTGAATTGTACTTCTCTGGTTCTTGATGCAGTTGGATTTGGAGAAAGCAATGATGGACTGTTTATATGCAAAATGTGAGGTTCCTCTTACATAAGTGTACATTCAACTAATTATGTTATGTCCATGTTCTTAAATATTTGTTATGTATTACTGTGGTGTCATTGCCAACTTCTGAGTATGGAAATCTTAAGACATCTCTTTTCTACGTTGAAAGGATTAATTATATTCTGGCATATTTAATCTTTACGGTTGTGTCCTTGGCTGACATATGGATGGTGCCACATGGTTGGCCACAATTAGATGACCTCAATGTCTTAGTACACTGCATTCTTTTGGGTAGTTTAAAATGGTGTTTATATGAAAAGAAATTTTGAGCAACATGAAACAATCTTATCACATATCTTGGTGGCCCCCAATAATTTTAACCTGTACTAGGTGGGGGTCATGACTCATCTGTTATAGACTCCCTGTGGTCATTCCATGCTTACAACGTTGCTTCATTTACTCATCTATCCAATTGCTTCGTTTGGTTGCCCCTTGTTTatgtatttattcttttttacattttataggTACCCCCTGCATCACCGACTGTGTCATGGCAGAACTGGAGAAGTTAGGTCAGAAGTACCGTGTAGCTCTCAGGTATGTTTCATTTTGATTATTGAGAATCTCTTTTGCGGCAAGTATGTGTGCATGTACTTGTGTTCCTAGAACTTTGTCCTGTTGAGAGAGGTTTTTAGTCGATAATAACATAGATGTTCCTTCTATTCAACTTttggaaatctctctctctctctctcaagactAAGAACAAATTCCAAGGCCTAAACCCAAATTTTTTTCGGTCTTCAAATTTTATATATGGGAGTTTGGGAGGATGGCAGAGGATGGGATCTTCTATAGTGATGCTGCTGATGGTGGTTTACTGGCACACTGGTTAATTTTTGTTATTCTCTTTATGGCTTACTGCAAGCTTTATCTTCTGTCTCTGCAATTCCCCACCCCCGGCTTTGaggcttcatcttcttcttatcAACCAGAGGTTGACTGTTTGAGATTATTTTTGTTAACAATAGCATCTATATCCTATCAAATTctacttttaatttttggtaaataaaaatGCTAAAAAGGTCAATAAGAGACATTGATAATTCTGCCTCCCGCATGACCAATTGTCTTCctcatcttttccttctttgtcatCTTTTAAGATGTCTCCATTTACCTAGAGGAAGTGAAGCTTGAGACCTCAATCTTCTTGACCTCTTGACCTGCATGAAGCTTGAGAACTCAAATCTTCTTGTCATGCATCAACCACTGGGTTGGGATCTTGATCTCCCTAAGGTAAACTTCCCGTCGTGCATGAATAGGATCCTATGCTCAacttttcattcttctttctcccccctccccctcgcTTCGTGGAATAGCTTAGAGATTCTGATctctatttttcattctttcattggtgGAATCATCCAATCCTGGTGATTGAACTGATGAACTTGGTGATTGAATTGATGAACTTCCACCAGTGTTTTTTATGGGTCAAATGGTTTCAGAACATTGGATATTAGGTTGTCAGAGTGCATGTTCTACACACAAGGATTTGGATAGGGTGCAAGTTGGGTTGCCTGGTTTAGAAATTGGTAAAATTTGAACCAACCTGAGTCCGACCAGGCCCAGCCTGGCTAAGTTTGGATCAAAGGTGAGCCTGAATTTGGCCCAAGTGCTTCCCTAGGATTTCTTATAATTTGGATATgctattttggggtcaatctATTAGAAATAGGATTACATAGTTATGGTTCATTCACATTAACATCTAATTGAAGAAAGGATCTGACGAATCCAATACCTTTACTTTATAAGTTATAAGATGAATGGTTTACATTCAcgaatgtttttatttttaactcatCAGAAGGTGTGGTATGTAGAATAATTCTTGTTACCTGGATTATAAAAAGGAtccttattttaaaaatttaaataagaaaaataagataGATAAAGAAGTATAAACCTCTAGGTTAGGATGTTTTAGATCTTACCAGTAGCTGCCCAAATTTCTCATGCATCctttttctaatttctttttATAGGATTGCCAAGGATCCTCGATTTGAGAGACTGCCTTGTACTCACAAAGGAACTTATGCTGATGATTGCATTGTTGATAGAGTTACTCAGGTATATGATTTGACCCACTCAATATTTGGTGTTATATTCTGTGTGTTTGATGGTTTCCCAAGTTGGTAGCGCATACACATAGAAGCAATAAGAACTCTCTGTTTTAAGGAAAGTATTCTATCTTTCATGCTTTCACAATTTGGGTCCTTTGTCATGCTgtggctatatatatatatatatattaaaaaaaaaaatgctgtgGCCTCTCTTTCTTGTTCTCACCAAACTATCATTTGAAAAATTTATAATGTTTCTTGTTCCAATGATAACATCTAAATATCTAATTATATAGGATGGTTAAATATTCTGTGTTTTCTCCTGCCTATTTTCTGGAGGAATTTAGTAATTTATAGAGCCCATTTTGCTTCACAGCATAAGTGTTACATCGTTGCCACATGTGATCGAGACTTGAAGCGGAGGATTCGCAAGGTATAGCACATTagtttaatattattttaacTTCTCTTTTTTGCTGTGTGAAACTCAACTATCACATCATTTTTCTCCCCaccccgccaaaaaaaaaaacctcttacATGAAATTATATGATAATAAACAGATACCTGGTGTGCCAATCATGTATATCACTCAGCATAAGTACTCAATTGAACGGTTGCCTGAAGCAACAATTGGTGGAGGTAACACATGGCTCATaatcttttactttttatatcTTTAATCTTATTTTTGTGTTCCATCATTGAAGCCATGGATAAACTCTCATGCTTTGGTATTTTCTGTCCAGCTCCAAGATACTGATAATGCAGATCTGACCTTTCAGCCAGGGGAAGAGCATCGGTTTTGTTCCATTTCCAGTTTCTGCAGAAATTAGCTGAGGATTTAGTGTTGAGTAGTTATTTCCCAATTTTGTAGGAAATTTCCTCATTGGATTTTGGTTTCCATATCGTGCAATCCAATTTACTTTAAAAGGTAGTGAGATTAGAGCCATGGATTGGAACGGTATCCCACAATGTATATGCTCAGGTGGAATGCTAGTTTGGCAGTTGACATGGGACCCTACTAACCTGGATGTGTTTTATTGTGGTCACAAGATCAGTAACAAAAAATGGGCAATTGTATATGCTCAGATGGATTGATAACTGGTTTGTTGAGATCGATCATCAACTTGTCCCTTGTATGTTTGCTGTAGTTTTGATTATTCTAATGCCTACGAGTTGTTCGATGAAATGTTGTCAAGGAATATGAGCATTTTAAAATTAAGAATGCATTTGGCAAATAAGTGTATCCAAACGATGTTCTCATTCTTAGTTAGGAATGCGTTTTAGAATATGAGAATGAGAATATACATTCTCAGaataagaatgcataccaaatgcagcctaaatATTTGGTTTGGTTGATAAAAAAATGTTGTGTTTGTTcaattcctaccaaaaaaaaaaaaaaatctcttgttCAATTAAATTATAGTCACGTACAGGTTGAAGTTTTCATCTTGAacactttgaatttttttttttttaataaaataaattttgtatAATTACATATTCAGTTTAAGCTTGTATTTTCTATGTGGCATGACAATATAGGTCAAATGGGAGAATGTAAACTGATGCAACTTATGTGCAACGTCATTGTAAGAAGCGGAGATAGGTGACTCATCTGATGAGTGTCAAGATAAGAAATGAGAATGGGATGACTCATCTGATAAATTTTTTGATAGGTTCCTTGTTTTGGGTCTACTACTTCTCCGGAGAGAATATTATGAGGACAGTAACATAGACGTGTGGAACATCCTTCTCCTATTGAGTGGTCTTGGCTTTTGACCCTTAGATCTTAGTGGTTAGTCCAGTCAAAACTAGCCACTACTGTGAATTTCCTTTCTCATTGCTTCAATCGTTCACATATTATTGCTTTAAATTTGAAAAGTTTATACAGGTCAGAGGACTTATCAACATCCAATAATGTGGAACCCACGGAAGTCCAACAGCAGCGACCCCTTCACTGGGTAGGAATCCATGGTACCATTGTGATTCTGTGGTGGATTGATGATTGGAGGTGGTTCCAACTTTCCACAGCCTTTACTTCTTTGCCTAGTTTCCTTGTTTCACACCTCTATAATCTGTTTTTTCTTAACTAGCTAGCTTCTCTCTCATCATATCTCATCTCCCACGTGGATTTTCTAGATATTCTTTCATTGATCTAATAATGTAAGAATCATgtctttcataaaaaaaaaaaatgttactcATGTTAATAAGCCAAGAAACTTGGAAGGAGAACTGATATGCTGTAAAGATTTCATGTCTTCCTTAGaccagggaagaagaaaagcatCACAACTTGTGATTCACAAGCGTGTTTCTAACTTTAAATCAATTCCACCGTTTTAAGTCTCATTGATCAATATACGTACCCTTAAATTCTTTTCCCATTGTGTGAACATGAGATTGCTTAGGGTATTTATACATTGTCCATTCTAGAGGATCTTTGGTCTGGAGAATAGCAATAGTAGGGGAAATTTAGTCATTACCTATTCCCTTCATTCTCATATCAAAATAATATCATATTTTAAtacccatttttctttttttaagttcCAATTAGGAATGTTTTTGTGAAAACGAAATCTAAAACGATacagaaaagaataaaaatcgCAAACAATCAATCACATATAATACAATGACTTACATGGTTCAGTAAGGTTTCCTACGACTACAATTATATTTCATCTTCCTcgctatcaatggagaatagggtcaTAATTCCATGTCCTCATGCTTCTCTCAGATTGCTTAGAATGAACTCGCTACAATTCATAGTTAGCATCATTATGTAGGTCCACTTTACTAGAAAACCTATAAAACCCTAAATGTTCTTAGACGGACTCTACAACCCTTCATAATCAACCGACAAATCCATGTGACATAATACAATACATGATAACCCCAACAGTTTTGACAGAATCCATAGGTTATATTTACACACATCATGGCAAGTGTAATGGTGTCTTTAGAAGTAATAGTAGATGTCTAATAACTAATCACTAAAGCAAGTAAGACCTAATTCCTTATCGCTGATCGGTAAGGGGTTTGGTAAGAGTCTATCACTACATGAAAGGGCTGGATTTCGCATTCTAGTTggggttgagattttcaggcccAAGGTTGGGTTTCGTGGTTTTTTTGCTAAGGCCTTGGGTGTATCCCAGCTGGCCTTTCCATATGTATATAAAAAGCGTACTCGAAGCACGAGGTTCCCGCATGTGTGAGGTAGGGGGAACTATGAGTGGAAATTGACTGTTGGATAGATCTAATTCAACCAATATCCTCCATTAGTGGCATTCTTCCGCAGGTATATACATCGATTCATGCTTCTAGTACTCTGTTCGCGTGCTATCATGTATTCTCCTatacatttgaattttttactaaaatatatatatatatatatatatatgcatttgaatttttaaagCTCTATCTCACCGCTTGGCAACCTTGTTTGGAAGAATTCTTACATATGGGAATGGACTTAATTTGGAGGCTACCTGTTCAAACAATTTGAGTTTCTATCCAAGTTTCCATTAAAGATATTGCTAATACCACCTTTTGTTCATTCTTTATAAAACAACCTTATATCTTATCTAGGCTTAATGCCCTTGCCTCACTGCCCAATTGCTATTCCACCGACACCGATCTTAAGCCTCCTATTAGTAGTACTTTACCGATTCCATTGCTTTCGAAAGCTATTCTATGACAAAAGCTAGAAGCCAAGAAAGGTATCTAATTTAATATAGGCTCATTCGAAGAGGCCAACAAGGAATCCCTCTATCAGGTTTGAATTCCTTATCCAATCCAGATAGAAAGAGGCTTGTGCCTTTTTAGTACCCGATGACCCCATCACAGGGTCCTTTCATTTTAGCTCCACAGACGTGTGTGGAATTGTGGAACATCCTTCCTGATTGGAATATCAATTGTACCTTGTCCACCTTAGGCTGATTGACTTGACCCTTAGATCTTAGTAGTCCAAAGCCCAAACTGAAGTAGCCTAGCTAGCTCTAGTGTGAACCTTCCTTTCTCATTTCTTCACTCGTTCACATATATTAATGGAAAGCTCCAATTAACTTACAATTTGAAAAGTACATAGGTCAGATTACAGCTATCAACATCCACTAATGTGGAACCCATGAAAGTCCAATGGCTTCTTCAAGAGCGCATTAATCCATTGTGATTTCAGAAGCTGCTGTGATTCTGAAGTGGATTGATGATTGGATGTGGTTCCCACACCTTTAAATTCTTTGCCTAGTTTCCTTGTTTCACTCCTCTAATAATCTCTTTTGTCTTTGCTAGCTAGCTTCTCCCTCTAGATATCTCATCCCCACTTTGTGGATTTTCTAGATATTTGGATGAGAACTGAGCAATTATCTAAAGTGATATAATAATGTAAGAATGatctttcattaaaaaatgtTGAAGTGTCATGTCAATGTGTCAGGAAACTTGGAAGGAGACCTGATATATATGCTCTTGAGAATTCTAGTCTTCCTTAGaccagggaagaagaaaagcatCACAACTTGTGATTCACAAGCgcgtttctatttttaaattaGTACCATTGTTCAAGCTGTCTCATTGATC is a genomic window of Macadamia integrifolia cultivar HAES 741 chromosome 13, SCU_Mint_v3, whole genome shotgun sequence containing:
- the LOC122059186 gene encoding rRNA-processing protein FCF1 homolog, with product MARARKTPKFAVMKKLISSKTLRKHKEEILNPNKKDLEKEKLPRNVPNVSSALFFKHNTALGPPYRVLVDTNFINFSIQNKLDLEKAMMDCLYAKCTPCITDCVMAELEKLGQKYRVALRIAKDPRFERLPCTHKGTYADDCIVDRVTQHKCYIVATCDRDLKRRIRKIPGVPIMYITQHKYSIERLPEATIGGAPRY